A DNA window from Actinokineospora baliensis contains the following coding sequences:
- a CDS encoding LON peptidase substrate-binding domain-containing protein, translated as MADSLPLFPLRAVLLPGANLPLHIFEPRYRQLTVDLVTGALPERTFGVVALRPSTDHEVTDLSQLRGIGCSAALRQAKRLPDGRFDIITTGDRRFRLLDIDATAAPYLMGTVEWVPDTEQPTAAVESVSMLVDAARAAHRRYCNAAWRSDDWTEPDADTETYKLAHALAADCLLSLEDRQRLLEETRPLHRLRMVGQLLNREAGILSALHAVPAPPSEFNTPLCLN; from the coding sequence GTGGCCGATTCGCTTCCGCTGTTCCCGCTTCGGGCGGTGCTGCTTCCCGGGGCGAACCTGCCTTTGCACATCTTCGAGCCGCGCTACCGGCAGCTGACCGTCGACCTGGTCACCGGAGCGCTGCCCGAGCGCACCTTCGGCGTCGTCGCACTGCGACCGTCGACCGACCACGAGGTCACCGACCTGTCCCAGCTGCGCGGCATCGGCTGCTCGGCGGCGCTGCGGCAGGCCAAGCGGCTGCCGGACGGGCGCTTCGACATCATCACCACCGGCGACCGCCGGTTCCGGCTGCTCGACATCGACGCCACCGCCGCGCCGTACCTGATGGGCACGGTGGAGTGGGTCCCCGACACCGAGCAGCCCACCGCCGCGGTCGAGTCGGTGTCCATGCTGGTCGACGCCGCCCGCGCCGCGCACCGCCGGTACTGCAACGCGGCCTGGCGCAGCGACGACTGGACCGAGCCGGACGCCGACACCGAGACCTACAAGCTGGCGCACGCGCTGGCCGCGGACTGCCTGCTGAGCCTGGAGGACCGCCAGCGGCTGCTGGAGGAAACCCGGCCGCTGCACCGGTTGCGGATGGTCGGTCAGCTGCTCAACCGGGAGGCGGGCATCCTCTCGGCACTGCACGCCGTCCCGGCGCCACCGTCGGAGTTCAACACCCCGCTCTGCCTCAACTGA
- a CDS encoding DUF2567 domain-containing protein: MAEQPVRTEDARDALPPYPVPPDQRRAPVAVKRDLLPAVSVLSTISLLGLAVGFLWSRLAPGLLVQIVEDGTPAALRTESYHRFDDLVLFMLLGLAAGIVTGAALWLVRERRGPVLLVAGVLGSVLAAWLAYQVGLSWAQGRFELPGAPKVGDVLTLAPRLESAWAILAWPLGTALSYGLAAAWNGSDDLGRRLG; encoded by the coding sequence GTGGCGGAGCAGCCGGTGCGGACAGAGGACGCGCGGGACGCACTACCGCCGTACCCGGTACCGCCGGACCAGCGGCGGGCGCCGGTGGCCGTCAAGCGCGACCTGTTGCCCGCGGTCAGCGTGCTGTCGACGATCTCGCTGCTCGGGCTCGCGGTGGGCTTCCTGTGGTCGCGGTTGGCGCCCGGTCTGCTGGTGCAGATCGTGGAGGACGGCACCCCGGCCGCGCTGCGCACGGAGAGCTACCACCGCTTCGACGACCTCGTGCTGTTCATGTTGCTCGGCTTGGCGGCCGGGATCGTGACCGGTGCCGCGCTGTGGCTCGTGCGGGAACGCCGGGGGCCGGTGCTGCTCGTCGCCGGGGTCCTCGGGTCGGTGCTGGCGGCGTGGTTGGCCTACCAGGTGGGGCTGTCGTGGGCGCAGGGCCGGTTCGAGCTGCCCGGGGCGCCGAAGGTCGGGGACGTGCTGACCCTGGCGCCCCGCCTGGAGTCGGCGTGGGCCATCCTCGCCTGGCCGCTGGGTACGGCGTTGAGCTACGGCCTGGCCGCCGCGTGGAACGGCAGCGACGACCTGGGCAGGCGCTTGGGCTAG
- the bsaP gene encoding biotin synthase auxiliary protein BsaP, whose amino-acid sequence MFCVHCGLPEAEGEHPGCRGARAALEPPRFCPECARRMVVQITPVGWSARCSRHGETTSAVATG is encoded by the coding sequence ATGTTCTGCGTGCACTGCGGTCTCCCCGAGGCCGAGGGGGAGCACCCCGGCTGCCGGGGTGCGCGCGCCGCGCTCGAACCGCCCCGGTTCTGCCCGGAGTGCGCCCGCCGGATGGTCGTGCAGATCACCCCGGTCGGCTGGTCCGCCCGCTGCTCCAGGCACGGCGAAACGACCAGTGCGGTGGCGACGGGCTAG
- the bioB gene encoding biotin synthase BioB codes for MTAAAERTHDSTAEVDVLAVAREQVLERGVGLSQEQVLDVLRLADDRFEDLLALAHEVRMRWCGPEVEVEGIISLKTGGCPEDCHFCSQSGRFPTPVRSAWLDIPGLVEAARQTALTGATEFCIVAAVRGPDARLLSQVRDGIKAIRESGNDIQIACSLGMLTQEQVDELVGMGVHRYNHNLETARSHFPNVVTTHSWEERWDTLRMVREAGMEVCSGGILGMGETEEQRAEFAVQLAELDPHEVPMNFLIPQPGTPYEDYEPIEGREALKLVAAFRLALPRTMLRFAGGRELTLGDLGAEQGMLGGINAIIVGNYLTNLGRPAQRDLDMLADLKMPIKALSDSL; via the coding sequence GTGACCGCCGCCGCTGAGCGCACCCACGACAGCACCGCCGAGGTCGACGTGCTCGCTGTCGCCCGCGAGCAGGTGCTCGAGCGCGGCGTCGGCCTGTCGCAGGAGCAGGTGCTCGACGTGCTGCGGTTGGCCGACGACCGGTTCGAGGACCTGCTGGCGCTGGCGCACGAGGTGCGGATGCGCTGGTGCGGCCCGGAGGTCGAGGTCGAGGGCATCATCAGCCTCAAGACCGGCGGCTGCCCCGAGGACTGCCACTTCTGCTCGCAGTCGGGTCGCTTCCCCACCCCGGTCCGCTCCGCGTGGCTCGACATCCCCGGCCTGGTCGAGGCGGCCAGGCAGACCGCGCTCACCGGCGCCACCGAGTTCTGCATCGTCGCCGCCGTGCGCGGCCCCGACGCCAGGCTGCTCTCGCAGGTGCGCGACGGCATCAAGGCGATCCGCGAGTCCGGCAACGACATCCAGATCGCCTGCTCGCTGGGCATGCTGACCCAGGAGCAGGTCGACGAGCTGGTCGGCATGGGCGTGCACCGCTACAACCACAACCTGGAGACCGCCCGCTCGCACTTCCCGAACGTGGTCACCACGCACTCCTGGGAGGAGCGCTGGGACACGCTGCGGATGGTCCGCGAGGCGGGCATGGAGGTCTGCAGCGGCGGCATCCTGGGCATGGGCGAGACCGAGGAGCAGCGCGCCGAGTTCGCGGTGCAGCTGGCGGAGCTGGACCCGCACGAGGTCCCGATGAACTTCCTCATCCCGCAGCCGGGCACCCCCTACGAGGACTACGAGCCGATCGAGGGCCGCGAGGCGCTCAAGCTGGTCGCGGCGTTCCGGCTGGCGCTGCCGCGCACCATGCTGCGCTTCGCGGGCGGCCGCGAGCTCACCCTCGGTGACCTGGGCGCCGAGCAGGGCATGCTCGGCGGCATCAACGCGATCATCGTCGGCAACTACCTGACCAACCTCGGCAGGCCCGCCCAGCGCGACCTCGACATGCTGGCCGACCTGAAGATGCCCATCAAGGCCCTCAGCGACTCGCTCTGA
- the bioD gene encoding dethiobiotin synthase, with amino-acid sequence MSVLVITGTGTGVGKTVVTAGIAALAAANGQRVAVLKPAQTGVGAAEPGDVDEVGARVAGITTRELRRFPDPLAPDTAARRVGMPPVRPSEVAGAAVELDNGHDLVLVEGAGGLLVRFDPDGGTLADVAWALGAPVVIVAQAGLGTLNATALTAEALRRRGVVCTGVVIGDWPDAPDLAARCNIEDLPVVAQAPLIGAFPERAGELDPAAFEQVARASLGPVLGGAFDAKDFADTHPA; translated from the coding sequence GTGAGTGTCCTCGTGATCACCGGGACCGGCACCGGCGTCGGCAAGACCGTCGTCACCGCCGGGATCGCCGCGCTCGCCGCGGCCAACGGCCAGCGGGTGGCCGTGCTCAAACCGGCGCAGACCGGGGTCGGTGCGGCCGAGCCGGGTGATGTCGACGAGGTCGGGGCCCGGGTCGCCGGGATCACCACCCGCGAGTTGCGCCGCTTCCCCGACCCGCTGGCCCCCGACACCGCCGCCCGCCGGGTCGGCATGCCGCCGGTGCGGCCGTCGGAGGTCGCCGGTGCCGCTGTGGAGCTCGACAACGGTCACGACCTGGTGCTCGTCGAGGGTGCCGGCGGTTTGCTGGTCCGGTTCGACCCCGATGGCGGGACGCTGGCCGATGTCGCTTGGGCGCTGGGGGCGCCGGTCGTCATCGTCGCCCAGGCCGGGCTCGGCACCCTCAACGCCACCGCGCTGACCGCCGAGGCGTTGCGCCGCCGCGGGGTCGTCTGCACCGGGGTGGTCATCGGGGACTGGCCGGACGCGCCCGACCTCGCTGCCCGCTGCAACATCGAGGACCTGCCTGTGGTCGCCCAGGCCCCGCTGATCGGCGCCTTCCCCGAGCGCGCGGGGGAGTTGGACCCGGCGGCGTTCGAGCAGGTCGCCAGGGCCTCGCTGGGTCCGGTGCTGGGCGGCGCGTTCGACGCCAAGGACTTCGCCGACACGCACCCGGCGTGA
- a CDS encoding glutaredoxin family protein, translated as MTNEPVVIYSADWCGDCRRAKSWLTANAVPYTEINVEHDDAARDHAIDLAGGRQEIPVLVLPDGAVLVEPTNAQLAQALA; from the coding sequence GTGACCAACGAACCCGTGGTGATCTACAGCGCCGACTGGTGCGGTGACTGCAGGCGCGCCAAGTCCTGGCTCACCGCCAACGCCGTCCCCTACACCGAGATCAACGTCGAACACGACGACGCGGCCCGCGACCACGCCATCGACCTGGCGGGCGGTAGGCAGGAGATCCCGGTGCTGGTGCTCCCGGATGGCGCGGTCCTGGTGGAACCGACCAACGCGCAACTGGCCCAAGCACTGGCCTAA
- a CDS encoding adenosylmethionine--8-amino-7-oxononanoate transaminase, which yields MTAEELLDLDRAHVWHPYGPMPGTQRPLVVESAAGVRLTLADGRELVDGMSSWWAAIHGYRHPVLDAAVTEQLGRMSHVMFGGLTHEPAVRLAARLVEITPEPLRHVFLCDSGSVGVEVAIKMALQHWRSLGDTRKTKLLTWRGGYHGDTFNPMSVCDPDGGMHSLWRGVLPVQVFADEPPAAFDHDYVAQLAELIETHADELAAVIVEPVVQGAGGMRFHDPRYLHVLRELTLANDVLLIFDEIATGFGRTGELFAADHAGISPDILCVGKALTGGYLSMAATLCTPRVADGISRGEVPVLAHGPTFMGNPLASAVALASIDLLLAGDWRATVKRIEAELTRGLAPARTLPGVHDVRVLGAIGVVQLDHPVDMTAATAAAVEAGVWLRPFRDLVYTMPPFISTTEDIATITTGVLAAAAAG from the coding sequence GTGACTGCCGAAGAGCTGCTCGACCTCGACCGCGCGCACGTGTGGCACCCGTACGGGCCGATGCCGGGTACCCAGCGGCCGCTGGTGGTCGAGTCGGCGGCGGGGGTCCGGCTGACCCTGGCCGACGGGCGGGAGCTGGTGGACGGGATGTCGTCGTGGTGGGCGGCGATCCACGGGTACCGGCACCCGGTGCTCGACGCGGCGGTGACCGAGCAGCTCGGCCGGATGAGCCACGTCATGTTCGGCGGCCTCACCCACGAACCGGCGGTGCGGCTGGCCGCCCGGCTGGTGGAGATCACCCCGGAGCCGCTGCGGCACGTGTTCCTGTGCGACTCCGGGTCGGTCGGCGTCGAGGTCGCGATCAAGATGGCGCTGCAGCACTGGCGCTCGCTCGGTGACACCCGCAAGACCAAGCTGCTCACCTGGCGCGGCGGCTACCACGGCGACACCTTCAACCCGATGAGCGTGTGCGACCCCGACGGCGGCATGCACAGCCTGTGGCGCGGGGTCCTGCCCGTCCAGGTCTTCGCCGACGAACCACCCGCCGCGTTCGACCACGACTACGTCGCCCAGCTCGCCGAGCTCATCGAGACCCACGCCGACGAGCTGGCCGCGGTCATCGTCGAGCCGGTGGTCCAGGGCGCGGGTGGGATGCGCTTCCACGACCCGCGGTACCTGCACGTCCTGCGCGAGCTGACCCTCGCCAACGACGTCCTGCTGATCTTCGACGAGATCGCCACCGGTTTCGGCCGCACCGGAGAGCTCTTCGCCGCCGACCACGCGGGCATCAGCCCCGACATCCTCTGCGTCGGCAAGGCCCTCACCGGCGGCTACCTCAGCATGGCCGCCACCCTGTGCACCCCCCGCGTCGCCGACGGCATCTCCCGCGGCGAGGTCCCGGTCCTGGCCCACGGCCCCACCTTCATGGGCAACCCCCTGGCCTCCGCCGTTGCCCTGGCCTCGATCGACCTCCTCCTCGCGGGCGACTGGCGGGCCACGGTCAAGCGGATCGAAGCCGAACTCACCCGAGGCCTGGCCCCCGCCCGCACCCTCCCCGGCGTCCACGACGTCCGAGTCCTCGGCGCCATCGGCGTAGTCCAACTCGACCACCCCGTCGACATGACCGCCGCGACAGCCGCCGCGGTCGAGGCAGGCGTGTGGCTACGCCCTTTCCGCGACCTCGTCTACACGATGCCGCCGTTCATCAGCACCACCGAGGACATCGCCACGATCACTACGGGTGTCCTCGCCGCCGCCGCAGCGGGTTGA
- a CDS encoding cytochrome P450 family protein: MTVDHDVVRIGPDFFQDPHQLYAELRRTGPVRRVVLPRGVLGWLVTRYADAKAVLSDPRVSKDYVRAGALLERNREPGSPRPEFGEELQAHMLNMDPPDHTRLRKLVNKAFTVRGVGHLRPRVEEITAALLDAIADADEVDLVPALAFPVPMTVICELLGVPEADREAFGRWTRVLLSTSSTPVEITEAGVSVGKYVMELIESKRSAPADDLLTALVEAREDGDRLSENELLSMTFLLLLAGHETTVNLIANGVLALLRAPEQAAALRANPDLLPRAVEEFLRFESPVNTATLRYTTEPIEVAGVEIPADEFVVVALASANRDETVFTTPDALDLDRDLNSHLAFGHGIHYCVGAPLARMEAEVAIGALLTRFPALTLTDTPLRWRESTIVRALDSLPVRLGPTQ, translated from the coding sequence GTGACCGTTGACCACGACGTCGTACGCATCGGCCCGGACTTCTTCCAGGACCCGCACCAGCTCTACGCCGAGCTGCGCCGCACCGGACCGGTGCGCCGCGTCGTGCTGCCGCGCGGGGTGCTGGGCTGGCTGGTCACCCGGTACGCCGACGCCAAGGCGGTGCTGTCGGACCCCAGGGTCAGCAAGGACTACGTGCGCGCCGGGGCGCTGCTGGAGCGCAACCGCGAACCGGGTAGCCCGCGCCCGGAGTTCGGCGAGGAACTGCAGGCGCACATGCTCAACATGGACCCGCCCGACCACACCCGGCTGCGCAAGCTGGTGAACAAGGCGTTCACCGTACGCGGCGTCGGCCACCTGCGGCCCCGGGTCGAGGAGATCACCGCGGCGCTGCTGGACGCCATCGCCGACGCCGACGAGGTCGACCTCGTCCCGGCGCTGGCCTTCCCCGTGCCGATGACCGTGATCTGCGAGCTGCTGGGCGTCCCGGAAGCCGACCGCGAGGCCTTCGGCCGCTGGACGCGGGTGCTGCTGTCCACCTCGTCGACGCCGGTGGAGATCACCGAGGCCGGGGTGTCGGTCGGCAAGTACGTGATGGAGCTGATCGAGTCCAAACGGTCCGCGCCCGCCGACGACCTGCTCACGGCCCTGGTCGAGGCCCGCGAGGACGGCGACCGGCTCAGCGAGAACGAACTGCTGTCGATGACGTTCCTGCTGCTGCTGGCCGGTCACGAGACCACCGTGAACCTCATCGCCAACGGCGTGCTGGCGCTGCTGCGGGCCCCGGAGCAGGCGGCCGCGCTGCGCGCGAACCCAGACCTGCTGCCGCGCGCGGTGGAAGAGTTCCTGCGCTTCGAGAGCCCGGTCAACACGGCCACCCTGCGGTACACGACCGAGCCGATCGAGGTCGCGGGGGTGGAGATCCCGGCGGACGAGTTCGTGGTGGTCGCCCTGGCCTCAGCCAACCGCGACGAGACCGTCTTCACCACCCCCGACGCACTCGACCTCGACCGCGACCTCAACTCCCACCTGGCCTTCGGCCACGGCATCCACTACTGCGTCGGCGCACCCCTGGCCCGGATGGAGGCCGAGGTGGCCATCGGCGCCCTGCTGACCAGGTTCCCCGCCCTGACCCTGACCGACACCCCGCTGCGCTGGCGCGAGAGCACCATCGTCCGAGCCCTGGACTCCCTCCCGGTGCGCCTAGGACCCACCCAGTAG
- the dnaE gene encoding DNA polymerase III subunit alpha, translating into MADSFAHLHVHTEYSMLDGAAKLKDMFAECERLGMTSVAITDHGHTNGIYDFFRQATAAGITPVLGIEAYIAPESRFSKERVRWGDPSQKSDDLSGSGAFTHQTIWARNATGLANLMKLSSLASMEGQLGKWPRMDRELIAEHSEGLMATTGCPSGDVQTRLRLGHEKEAMEAAAAWRDIYGKEYFSVELMDHGLSIESRVRGGLVDIGRKLDIPFVVTNDSHYTYKSDSSAHDALLCVQTASTLQDPNRFRFDGDGYYLKSPDEMRAVDSSDAWQEGCRNTLVVAEKVDTAGMFEFRNLMPRFPIPDGKTEDEYFREQVWEGMRRRFPGGVDEVHTKQVEFEIGVILQMGFPAYFLVVADLIQWAKNNGIRVGPGRGSAAGALIAYAMGITDLDPLAHGLIFERFLNPDRVSPPDIDIDFDERRRGDVIRYTTEKWGADKVAQVITFGTIKAKAAIKDSARVLYGQPGYAIADKISKAYPPAVMAKDIPLNGLFDPSHKRYAEATEIRELYNSDPQVKEIIDTGRGLEGLIRNAGVHACAVILSAEPLMETIPLWKRPQDGSIITQFDYPTCESLGLLKMDFLGLRNLTVIDDALRNIERNGKPVPDLETLGLDDKNTYELLSRGDTLGVFQLDGGPMRDLLRLMRPDNFEDISAVGALYRPGPMGAKSHTNYALRKNNQQEITPIHPSLAEALEDILGTTYGLIVYQEQVMAIAQKLAGYTLGQADLLRRAMGKKKKEVLDAEFVNFAGGMERNGYPKDAIKTLWDILVPFADYAFNKAHSAAYGLVSYWTAYLKANYPAEYMAGLLTSVRDDKDKAAVYLSECRKMGITVLPPDVNESEKEFAPVGDDIRFGLGAIRNVGANVVDAIIKARTEKGEFADFSDYLRKVDASGCNKKVVESLIKAGAFDSLKHPRKGLFLIHTDAIDAIMETKKAEAVGQFDLFGAAGGADESVSSVFDVRVPDDVWETKHQLALEREMLGLYVSGHPLNGVEHILSSQSDTTIAAILEGNIPDGAQVVIGGILASVNRRVNRNGESWASAQLEDLAGGIEALFFPKTYAVVGMGVLEDAIVLVKARVAKREDRISLIANDLAVPDLSNAAGAPFRLSMAATKCTPPLVAQLKDVLGAYPGTTEVHLKLINGPRQTLLRLDDALRVTPSPSLMGDLKALLGPGCLS; encoded by the coding sequence GTGGCTGACTCCTTCGCTCACCTTCACGTGCACACCGAGTACTCGATGCTCGACGGAGCGGCCAAGCTCAAGGACATGTTCGCCGAGTGCGAGCGGCTCGGCATGACCTCGGTGGCCATCACCGACCACGGCCACACCAACGGCATCTACGACTTCTTCCGGCAGGCGACGGCCGCGGGCATCACGCCGGTGCTGGGCATCGAGGCCTACATCGCGCCGGAGTCGCGGTTCAGCAAGGAGCGGGTCCGCTGGGGCGACCCGAGCCAGAAGTCCGACGACCTGTCCGGGTCCGGTGCCTTCACCCACCAGACGATCTGGGCGCGCAACGCCACCGGCCTGGCCAACCTGATGAAGCTCTCGAGCCTGGCCTCGATGGAGGGTCAGCTCGGCAAGTGGCCGAGGATGGACCGCGAGCTGATCGCCGAGCACTCCGAGGGCCTGATGGCGACCACGGGGTGCCCCTCCGGCGACGTGCAGACCCGGCTGCGGCTCGGCCACGAGAAGGAGGCCATGGAGGCCGCCGCCGCGTGGCGCGACATCTACGGCAAGGAGTACTTCTCGGTCGAGCTGATGGACCACGGCCTGTCGATCGAGTCGCGGGTGCGCGGCGGGCTGGTCGACATCGGCCGCAAGCTCGACATCCCGTTCGTGGTGACCAACGACTCGCACTACACCTACAAGTCCGACAGCTCCGCGCACGACGCGCTGCTGTGCGTGCAGACCGCCAGCACCCTGCAGGACCCGAACCGGTTCCGCTTCGACGGCGACGGCTACTACCTCAAGTCGCCAGACGAGATGCGCGCGGTCGACTCGTCGGACGCGTGGCAGGAGGGCTGCCGCAACACGCTGGTCGTGGCCGAGAAGGTCGACACCGCCGGCATGTTCGAGTTCCGCAACCTCATGCCGCGCTTCCCGATCCCCGACGGCAAGACCGAGGACGAGTACTTCCGCGAGCAGGTGTGGGAGGGGATGCGCCGACGCTTCCCCGGGGGCGTCGACGAGGTGCACACCAAGCAGGTCGAGTTCGAGATCGGCGTCATCCTGCAGATGGGCTTCCCGGCGTACTTCCTGGTGGTCGCCGACCTGATCCAGTGGGCCAAGAACAACGGCATCCGGGTCGGGCCCGGCCGCGGTTCGGCCGCGGGCGCGCTGATCGCCTACGCCATGGGCATCACCGACCTCGACCCGCTGGCGCACGGGCTGATCTTCGAGCGGTTCCTCAACCCGGACCGGGTCAGCCCGCCCGACATCGACATCGACTTCGACGAGCGCCGCCGCGGCGACGTCATCCGCTACACCACCGAGAAGTGGGGCGCCGACAAGGTCGCCCAGGTGATCACCTTCGGCACGATCAAGGCCAAGGCGGCGATCAAGGACTCCGCGCGGGTGCTCTACGGCCAGCCCGGCTACGCCATCGCCGACAAGATCTCCAAGGCCTACCCGCCCGCGGTGATGGCCAAGGACATCCCGCTCAACGGCCTGTTCGACCCCAGCCACAAGCGCTACGCCGAGGCCACCGAGATCCGCGAGCTCTACAACAGCGACCCGCAGGTCAAGGAGATCATCGACACCGGTCGCGGGCTCGAGGGCCTGATCCGCAACGCGGGCGTGCACGCCTGCGCGGTGATCCTGTCGGCCGAGCCGCTGATGGAGACCATCCCGCTGTGGAAGCGGCCGCAGGACGGGTCCATCATCACCCAGTTCGACTACCCGACCTGCGAGTCGCTCGGGCTGCTGAAGATGGACTTCCTCGGCCTGCGCAACCTGACGGTGATCGACGACGCCCTGCGCAACATCGAGCGCAACGGCAAACCGGTGCCCGACCTGGAGACGCTGGGCCTCGACGACAAGAACACCTACGAACTGCTCTCCCGCGGTGACACGCTCGGGGTGTTCCAGCTCGACGGCGGCCCCATGCGCGACCTGCTGCGCCTCATGCGCCCCGACAACTTCGAGGACATCTCCGCGGTCGGCGCGCTCTACCGGCCGGGCCCGATGGGTGCCAAGTCGCACACCAACTACGCGCTGCGCAAGAACAACCAGCAGGAGATCACCCCGATCCACCCGTCGCTGGCGGAGGCGCTCGAAGACATCCTCGGCACGACCTACGGCCTGATCGTGTACCAGGAGCAGGTCATGGCGATCGCGCAGAAGCTGGCGGGCTACACGCTCGGCCAAGCGGACCTGCTGCGCCGGGCCATGGGCAAGAAGAAGAAAGAGGTCCTGGACGCGGAGTTCGTCAACTTCGCGGGCGGCATGGAGCGCAACGGCTACCCGAAGGACGCGATCAAGACCCTCTGGGACATCCTGGTCCCGTTCGCCGACTACGCCTTCAACAAGGCGCACTCCGCCGCGTACGGCCTGGTGTCGTACTGGACGGCCTACCTCAAGGCGAACTACCCCGCCGAGTACATGGCCGGGCTGCTCACCAGCGTCCGCGACGACAAGGACAAGGCCGCGGTCTACCTGTCCGAGTGCCGCAAGATGGGCATCACGGTGCTGCCGCCGGACGTCAACGAGTCGGAGAAGGAGTTCGCCCCGGTCGGCGACGACATCCGCTTCGGCCTCGGCGCCATCCGCAACGTCGGCGCGAACGTGGTCGACGCGATCATCAAGGCGCGCACCGAGAAGGGCGAGTTCGCCGACTTCTCCGACTACCTGCGCAAGGTCGACGCCTCCGGCTGCAACAAGAAGGTCGTCGAATCGCTGATCAAGGCGGGCGCGTTCGACTCGCTCAAGCACCCGCGCAAGGGCCTGTTCCTCATCCACACCGACGCCATCGACGCCATCATGGAGACCAAGAAGGCGGAGGCGGTCGGCCAGTTCGACCTGTTCGGCGCGGCGGGCGGGGCCGACGAGAGCGTCTCCAGCGTGTTCGACGTGCGGGTGCCCGACGACGTGTGGGAGACCAAGCACCAGCTCGCCCTGGAGCGGGAGATGCTCGGCCTCTACGTCTCCGGCCACCCGCTCAACGGCGTCGAGCACATCCTGAGCTCCCAGTCCGACACCACCATCGCGGCCATCCTCGAGGGCAACATCCCCGACGGCGCCCAGGTGGTGATCGGCGGCATCCTCGCCTCGGTGAACCGGCGGGTGAACCGCAACGGCGAGTCCTGGGCCTCGGCGCAGCTGGAGGACCTGGCCGGTGGCATCGAGGCGCTGTTCTTCCCCAAGACCTACGCGGTGGTCGGCATGGGGGTGCTGGAGGACGCGATCGTGCTGGTCAAGGCCAGGGTGGCCAAGCGGGAGGACCGGATCTCGCTGATCGCCAACGACCTGGCGGTGCCGGACCTGTCCAACGCCGCGGGCGCACCGTTCCGGCTGAGCATGGCCGCGACCAAGTGCACGCCGCCGCTGGTCGCCCAGCTCAAGGACGTGCTGGGGGCGTACCCGGGGACCACCGAGGTGCACCTCAAGCTGATCAACGGCCCGCGGCAGACGCTGCTGCGCCTCGACGACGCGCTGCGGGTCACCCCGTCGCCGTCGCTGATGGGGGACCTGAAGGCGCTGCTCGGTCCGGGTTGCCTTTCCTGA
- a CDS encoding uridine kinase has translation MRLRPVSPDVVADELTAMVHTRTGSGWARVAVDGAPPTAPGELADAVGQRLRVLGHPVLRVAAADFLRPASLRFERGKQDPDARYELWLDEGGLRREVLAPLGAGGTGKVLPALWNATTDRATRAEYVDLPPGGVVLIDGELLLGRGLPLDVTAHLWLSPPALTRRLPPDEHWALPAFARYDAEVRPLHTADLGIRVDDPRHPAVLDDAPR, from the coding sequence ATGCGCCTGCGCCCGGTGTCACCCGACGTGGTGGCCGATGAGCTGACCGCGATGGTCCACACCCGAACCGGGTCCGGGTGGGCCAGGGTCGCCGTCGACGGCGCGCCGCCGACCGCGCCCGGCGAGCTCGCCGACGCCGTCGGGCAGCGGCTGCGGGTGCTGGGCCACCCGGTGCTGCGGGTGGCCGCAGCGGACTTCCTGCGCCCGGCCTCGTTGCGGTTTGAACGCGGCAAGCAGGACCCGGACGCCCGCTACGAACTCTGGCTCGACGAGGGCGGCCTCCGGCGCGAGGTCCTCGCCCCGCTCGGCGCGGGCGGGACGGGCAAGGTCCTGCCCGCGCTGTGGAACGCCACCACGGACCGGGCCACCCGCGCCGAGTACGTCGACCTGCCACCCGGCGGGGTCGTGCTGATCGACGGCGAGTTGTTGTTGGGCCGCGGACTGCCGTTGGACGTGACCGCGCACCTGTGGTTGTCGCCCCCCGCCCTGACCCGGCGCCTCCCGCCGGACGAGCACTGGGCCCTGCCCGCCTTCGCCCGCTACGACGCCGAGGTCCGCCCCCTGCACACCGCCGACCTCGGCATCCGGGTGGACGACCCCCGCCACCCCGCGGTCCTCGACGACGCACCGCGCTGA